In Rosa rugosa chromosome 4, drRosRugo1.1, whole genome shotgun sequence, the genomic stretch TTTCTTCCTCGCTGAGACGTAAGAGTTGTTTCACAACTACAAAGAACACTGTCTCAGCCCAAAATTGTTGCACTTGAACATTTATCTGAAATAATTTGTGTTTTCTGTAGGTGCAAGTATCTATATCTTCTGTTCGACGATTCATTTTTGGTTGAACAAAATTATGTTTTCACAACTGAGGGTCATCCCCTTCCGGTGTTAAGTAGTTGGCAGGATAGGCTTCCAGATACCTACATCCATAGTAACTGGACTTCTCTCAAGGTCTTGCTTCTACCAAACTGCATACTCGGTTATTCTTTTTAAGAGAGTTGCTTACTTTTACAATATAGCTTTACATCTACAAATTATATCGGTatatgaactttttcacttgTGCAGACTGAAAAGGAAGCAAGACGGACAAGTGCAATGTCCAAGCAAGTATGCCCTTCTACGACATTGAATTCATGGGAATGTGCCGGCCAACAAATCGAGAGTGCATGCCACATCCCTGATGTTCATAGTGATCACCGGTGTTTAACAGACGAAGAATGTGGGGTTGACTCAACTAACTGCAGACGAAGATCATGTAGCATGGCTGGCTACTGCGGGCTATGGCTGTTCATATGACTCCCTCATAGAAACCAACAAGTCTTTGTGGCGACAGTAAGTGTAAAACTTGCAGGTATGTAATCTAATACCTCGGCGATACATTACAAAGAAGAGAGGATAGGGATCGGAGGAATACATGGATCAGAAGTGAATATCACAGTTTACTCTTTAGATTCTTGATCAATGTACCGAGTAGGGAACAGAATAGTGGTTGCTAATATGCACAAAATGATTCCTACATTCTTTTGGTGATGAAGTGTTTCACTAATCTGTCATTTGATTATGTTTAGATTACATTTACACCCCTAAATTACatgggtcatttcacttttaCATCGAACGGTAACTCATAAGCGGTGAAAGTATAATTTACTGGATCAGGAAGTTACAAGGAATTCCAACTCCGAGGAATTAATATGTGGTCGCGGACTAGAGGAATTATTATGAAGTTATCACGTGGTATTGCCATGTAGTGATCAAAGTTAATAATATCACTCGAATTTAGTGAGGACcgtgaaaaaaataaataaattaatagacCAATAAGAAATAACTACAAGTTATACGGGTCAATAACATCAACCTCGACTTCGGGACTATGTTATAATGCATGACACCTTTGGACATCATCAGAGGACAAGTGGGGAGCACAACTCGTGACGCACACGTGACGCACGTTAGGCCAACTGGTCCCTGGAGGCGAAAGGCACTATACAGAAAATGGGCCCAGTTATCTTTAAATGCTAAGCAAACCCAATGGGCCCATTGGGCCTACCAAAATAGTAACTTTTAAAACTTTTTAACTCACAGATGAAAACACCAAGTCTGTGTGTGAGTGACCAGCTTGTCCCCGTAGGTTTCAAATTTTCTCAACAAGACAAAGAGCATTTTTGGACTTTCACAATAAAGATGACAAACCTCAATCTGAACAATGATATTCTTTAGTGTACTAGTAAGTAATGTGGAGAGGAAGATTCCTGGAAATGGGATGACGCAGTATCTTGTGATATGTGACATTTTTCTTGTAGGGAACGATAATTACATGGTGCCATCATCGTTTATCCATCGATGAAGGTTGAAATTCATTAACATGATACAAGACAATGACATTAAAGAGGAAGGCAATCGGATCTTACGGCAGTGTGTGGGCGTTTCATTATGTAGATTTGATGCCAAATTTTGTCCTAACACTTTTGTTAATCAACATGATTGAACATGTCATTAGTGAGTTagccaagaaaaagaaagacaatgtattttttcatttttctcctgTCAAGGTCGATTAAAATGCTTTATTTCTAAGTAAAgctatgtaattaggattttatgaATTTCACAACAACTAACATTTTTCAACTCACAAGTCTCAAATAATTCATAACAAGCAAAGAAAAATTAAACATAATAGCTATGTGTCTCTCTATTGGAGGGAGCCTCTAGACCAAAAATGAACGAATGACCAAATCAACCATATTATCCGAACAATTAGTCTCCAAATATGTGTAAATTAAATAAACACGTGACAACATTTGAGCAGAACGATACATAATATTGATTTCTCTtcgatttattaaatcattACGCGTGCATGATACACATACATCACTTACTCTAAACATTATTCCAAGCTGTTAGTTTAGGTTTTTCTGTTTGGGACATTGATAATTTTTTAATGGATAAATTGTTGGTACAAGTATGTAATTAGAATTCTATGAACTTCATAACAACTGACTTCTTAAACTAAAAAATCTAAAAAATTCATACTCAAGCAAAAGGAATCTGGAAATAGCAACTACGAGCGTCTCTCAGACGTCGGAGGGGTTCCCTTGACCAAAATCGAATGTATGACCAAATCAAACATGTTATCTGAATTTAAGAGACTGTAAATTAAATAAACACGTGACAAATATTTGAATAAAACGACACACAGTTCCGATCTCTCAAATTTATTAGATCACTACTACGCGAATGCATCACtcactcaaaagtcaaaaccctagTCAAAGCTGCTAATTTAGTTTTCTTCCGTTTGGGACCTCGATTAATTTTTTTGAGAGTTTTTTTTTCAATGGATAAACTGTACGTGTTGAGAGTCATTTTCTATGGGGCATAACACTAAACAACGAAATACATGTAAAAAAAAGAAGGCAACATCGTCCTCAACGCGCTTTAGTAGGCCCCACGCGCCATCTTCTCTCGACCATAGTTCTTCTGTACCTGCCTGACTACGGAGGAAGAACACTGAAGGAAGCAATAACCAAAACCCAATAAAGCGGAAGGGAGATGGAGTTTCATTCAGGTCGAACTGTCCCAGAAGCATCCCAGACGGGTCCAAATTCCTCTGATGACAGGCCACTGGTACCTAATAATGATCCTTTGGATTTTTCCCATTCATTACTTTTTGATATCTTTCTAATCTTCTGGGGCATTTATATGTGGAATATTTTGCATTATTGCATGGTTGGTTGGTGGCTTTTGGCTCTTGTTGTTCCCTGTTCAGTGTTATCATCGCCACTAGTGCGCAGTTGGGTGTTGCCGGGCTTCGAGAATGTCGCAGAAGAGACACCAGGATGATGGCAAGGGGAGTTATCGATCAGAAGGGACGACTGGTAGTCCGGGGGATAAGCGCCGGAGGACTACTTTTCAGAAGTATGATATGACTCTTTTGTTGGTAAAAtgatttgggtttttgtttcATGTATCTATGTGCGTTTGTGTTTGTTGGTTTTAGGTTGGAGGTAGGGATTGGTGGAGTTTTGGATTGAGTTTTATGTAAAGGTCGAGTCTTGGAGACATTGATGATGTGTATTGTCTGTGTGAAACTTTGTTGTTGTTAATGTCTTGATGTGGGATTGTGTGTTTGTTGAATTAAGGTTGGAGTGTTGAATTAAGGTTTATGTCAAGGTCGAGTCTTGGAGACATTGATGATGTGCATTGTCTGTGTGAATTTTTGCTGTTGTTAATGTCTTGATGTGGGATTGTGCATTTTCTAATTATTGTTGGTTGATAGAAGTAAAAGATTAGTTTTTTATATGCactatgggaaaaaaaaaaaaatgagggaaGGTGGAATGACATATGAATGATGACCGTTATAATTGAGTGCGAATCAGAtggaatttttattttgatgtcTGGAGTGAAATCGATTATGCAATTTCTAGTGAAAATATAAACTGTACCCATGTTTTTTGAGAATCTGATTATAGTCTTTACATTTAATTTGTTTCTAATGTGATGTTACCATTCTATTTTCAGTGTGGTTTCGGAAATAATGAAGTTGCACACTGTCCAGCATTTGCTGGAGCCAATTCTTGAGCCTTTGATTCGCAGAGTGGTACGTGTTTCCTTTTTGTAAGGAGTTTTTCCTTATGATAGCAAATCAAGTATGTGTTCTACATTTAGAGCTTAAATTATGTACACCTCTGTTGTACTGCTGTTTGATTTGAAAATCAAATCAGTATATATGCTGGAGGTCATATATGATTATACATGTGAACTTGATAAGTACATGAGTAAACTAAAAACAATGAAAGAAACTGAGCCATTTAAGCGTTGAAGCAGGGTGCAGCAATCGTGCATGGCATCCCACTTTGTGGTCGCACTTACTCTGCCTGACACCAGGTATCCTTTCCACCTAGTGAGGGCTGCACTCTTCTTTCCGAGGAGCCCCTTTTAAGTGCCACATAGATTGAAACTGAGAACGTGTCATCATATGATAATCGAGAAGCTCTTTAAATCCCTCTTTTGCTTCCCCTGTTTAGGAGTTGACTACCTTAGGTTAATCAAGAACATAATATTCTATAGGAACAGTTTTTAAATGGGACTGTGTTGCCAATAAATTGGAATTCTATGTTATTGTAATTGTTATTGATTATCCACCTGGTAGATCACATCATGGCTCTTCTTATTTTTGGTGTTGCTGCTTTAATGGATGGTTTGAAATTGGATCTTATTTATTTGCAGGTCAGAGAGGAAGTAGAATTGGCCCTAAGGAAACATTTGAACAATATGAAACAGTAAGTTGTTAACCTAAAGCTTGGGTAGAGGAAACTCCTTAGGAGTGAAACCTATCAAGTTTTCACGCTTAGAAACCATAAAAGATAGTTGATGCATCTTTGCATTACTGTTCAGGAATTGTGAGAAAGAGACTCAACCTTCTGAATCAAGAATCTTAAAGCTACAGTTCTTAAACAGTCTGTCTCTTCCGGTATTTACTGGAGCTCGGATTGAAGGAGAAGAGAGTTCCAGTATCCAAGTAGctttgattgattgctttacTGGCCAAATAGTTAAATCTGGCCCTGAATCCGCAGCTAAAGTGGAAATTGTTGTCCTTGAGGGTGATTTTGATGGTGAGGAGGGTGACAATTGGACCCCTGAAGAGTTCAAGAATAACATTGTAAGAGAGAGGGAAGGCAAAAAACCTCTTCTAACAGGGGAAGCAGTCATCAATCTTAATGATGGAGTTGTTTCTGTGAGTGAGATTTCTTTTACAGATAATTCAAGCTGGACAAGGAGCCGTAGGTTCAGGTTAGGAGCAAGAGTTGTAGATAATTTTGATGGAACTAGAGTGAGAGAAGCAAAGACAGAATCCTTTATTGTCAGGGATCACCGTGGAGAATGTGAGTGCTTCTCATACTTCTCATTTTACTTGCGTTCTTTTTCCTTTATAAAGCAATGGATGTTTCAGTATATCTTATTTTGATTTGTTACATCAAATTGTTAGTTTCCTTGTGACCATCATGCATGGCTTATGGTCTTTAAGTATAAGATCAGTTAACTTGACAATAAGCATACATAATAATTAACCTGAGTTGCTTCTGGCTTTTCTGCAGTGTACAAGAAGCACCACCCTCCATCTCTGCTTGATGAAGTATGGCGACTAGAAAAGATTGGAAAGGATGGAGCTTTCCATAAGCGTTTGACTCGGGAAAACATCCGCACCGTGAAGGATTTCCTCACCCTACTCTTCATAAACCCTCCAAGGCTCCGCCATGTAATTAAATTGACtgtctattttattttttgtattaCCCTGATGATTTGTGGCAAGAAGTTTTGGTATCATCTTCTGCATTTAAATTCATTCATATGAAGGATTATATGCTGGATGAATTATTTGTCTCAATCTAGCgattacagtttttttttttttgttttgttctgtaCCTATGCAGATCCTTGGCACAGGTATGTCTACTAAGATGTGGGAAGTCACAGTGGAGCATGCTCAGACATGCATACTTGATAAGAGGATATACTTGTACTGCCCTCCCAGTTCACAACAGAGAACTGGTGTGGTCTTCAACGTTGTAGGACAAGTAACATACCTACTTTTGGAATGCGAATATATTCCTCTCAGTAAGCTTTCTGAAACACAAAAGGTAATCCACGTAACACCTTATTTTACTCGGTTTTCTTTATGTTCCCATTTCACTTTATTAGTCATGTCTGATTTCTCATGATCAATTTTTCTCTCCAGGTTGATGCCCAGAACTTGGTACTTTCTGCATTTGAACACTGGGGAGAAGTAGTCTCATTTGATGATGAGGCTTCTCTTTTGGGTGGGGGCTCATCCAATGTTCATCAGACATCAAGTTCACCAAGAGGAGAGGAGTTTACTGGAAGCAAGTTTATGACTACTCAAAAAATTGGCGGATTTGATTATACACAGGCATCCGCCTCTTCTCCTGATATCATTTCATCCATGTATTCTGTGGGGGGCACAAGTGGCTTGGATGATTATGCCTTGCACAACATTGATGGAATGGGTCTTAGATATGACCAGAGTTTAAGCTTCCCAGGTCAAGTTGGGAATTCCCTGATCTGTGACCCAGATTCAATAGCTGCATTTTGTGATGATCATCTACAGTTTTTTGATACTGATCTTCAGTCCCAGAGCATGCTTCCAGAGTCACCAGCAGATCTACAAAGCGCTGTAGATGGCTTCTTGTTGGCACAACGTTCGACTGCTGCTGTTGCCGCCATAGATAAGGCTCAGAGGAGATGGACAAAACTATTCAGTGTCCTCAAGTGGTTCTCAATTCAGAGGAGCGTGCGGAACCGGGTTCGAGACATTCCAAGATACTAGTATAAAGAGTGTTTGCTCAAAATTCCAAATAGTGTTCAAAGCTGCCCGAAGAATGTTTTGTGTGCAGGTGTAGGGTGTGAAGGCTGGAAATGGAGGCTTTCTTAGATGTAGATACATCTGGTAGTTTAGTTTGCAAGTGTCTTAGTTCTGCTGGGCAGAGGCTAATATGTAAATACCTAGATGCGTTTCCATAGctgtgttttgggttgtggttaATAGGCAAAGCTCAGAGACTCAGCAATTGATACTGGAAAAATAATTTGGTAATAAAATCATTTGCTGAATAAAGGTTTATCCTTTTTCCTACTTGAGTTTCTATTCATGAATAATTCAAATACAAATAGCAACTTTTCAGAAGTTGCACCTCAGCATCTACAGTTGATTCAGCTCAACAAAGTCAACAATGGAACCACTTTTCTATTCTTATCTACCATTTTTCCATAGCAAATTGGTAGATGGAACCTCTAGTCAAAGCCTTTTCCTATAAATATGCGTTCAAAACGATAGAGAGGAGAAAGTAGAGCAGCAGAGCCAAGAAATGAAGAACCAAAAAACTGGGCATGTGATTGTGCTCACATATCCAGCTCAAGGCCACATAAACCCTCTCCTTCAATTTGCTAAGCGCTTAGCCTCCAAAGGACTCAAGGTCACTCTAGCCACCACCCCTTATACTCTCAAATCCATCCACTCAACCACTGTAGGAATTGAACCAATCTCAGATGGATATGATGAAAGTGGATTTAGCCAATCCCCTGGTGTTCAAGCCTACGTAGACTCATTCAAAACAGTTGGCTCAAGAACACTAGCAGAGCTTATACTCAAATTCAGCTCCTCAGGCTCACCTGTCAACTGTATTGTATATGATTCATTGCTTCCATGGGCACTTGATGTGGCTAAAAAGTTCAGCATCTATGGAGCTGTGTTCTTGACAAACTCAGCTTCAGTGTGCTCCATGTTTTGGCATATCAATCATGGCCGTCTGAGTTTCCCTGTGACGCAAGAAAGCGGTGCGCCTTTGTTGATGCCTGGCCTTCCTCCActtgatcttcctgacctgCCAAGTTTCCTATCACAGCCTGCGCCTCACTTGCCTTATTTGGCTATGATCTTGGAACAGTTTGCCAGCCTTGAAGAAAATGATTGGGTTTTCTGCAACTCCTTTGAAGAATTGGAAAGTGAGGTAAGTACAATATATGTTCTCAATCTCTCTCACTCCAGATCTTTAAATACAGCAGTTTTTAGTGACTCAGAATATATAACATGTTGTAGGAGAAtgaaattgcagagagaattgtgtgttatcattgataataggagccctttaaatagggaatTACAGAGTAcataaaaggtaatagaatACGAACATAACTAGgtaatctagaaccttctcctattacaactcaatgactaaaccctagtttgaagaggcacacattatgttgACATCCTTCAACATAACAAAAGTTAATAGGGGTCTTGACCAAATGCCCAAAATGGGTCATTTGTTTTAAGGAATGAATTAGTAATTAACTTGGGGATTTTGCAAATATGCCAGAAACTAAATAGCATAGAAACAATTAGGAAAACCAGACTAGTAAAAACTGAAAAATTTGCATGTATCATGTAGAATATCTGAGAGAAATCATTACTGTTTCGACACTGGTCAAATGGATGAAGATTTAATTTCAGATTTCTATCAGTTTGGTAAGACTGGAAAAGGGTCAAGGATCAAATTGCAATATTTTTTCTTGCTCGTATAGTTGTATAAGTAATTTCAATTATGTAGTCTTATTTTATTCCCTATCTTTTTGAAAAGCTGGTGAATGAAATGTTGGGACTTTGGCCCCTTGTGATGATTGGTCCAATGGTGCCATCAGCCTACTTGGATCAACAAATTGATGGGGACAAAGCTTATGGAGCCAGTCTTTGGGAGCCAACTACAGACAAGTGCATCAAATGGCTGGATATAAAACCACCTCAAAGTGTGATATACATATCTTTTGGAAGCATGGCAAACATTGCAGCAAAACAGGCTGAAGAAATCGCATGGGGCTTGAAAGCAAGTGATCAGCACTTCCTCTGGGTTGTGAAAGAGTCCGAGAACAAATTGCCTGATGAGTTCCTGAACGCAATAGGCGAAACAGGGTTGGTGGTGACATGGTGCAACCAACTAGAGGTACTAGCACATCCAGCTGTGGGATGTTTTATAACGCACTGCGGATGGAATTCCACGTTGGAGGGATTGAGCCTAGGCGTGCCGATGGTGGGAGTGCCTCAGTGGAGTGATCAGCCAATGAATGCCAAGTTTGTGGAGGAGTTGTGGGGGCTTGGAGTGAGAGTTAAGAAGAATGAAGAGGGGCTTGTGACGAAGGACGAGTTAGAGATGTGTATAAGGGAAGTCATGGTGGGAGAAAGAAGTGATCAGATTAAAAGGAATGCCATGAAATGGAGTGAGGCTGCAAAGAGAGCTGTTAGTGTAAGGGGTAAATCAGATGAGAACATCAATGACTTTATAAGGAAGCTTTTTTGAGGATTGGGATCATATAATTAAACTCCAGATTTTGGAAGATGACAGCAAATGGGAGCAACCAATTACTGAATTACCAGACTTCCAATGCCTAAAGCATTTCAGTTATCACATACTATTGTATTTTATGGATCAAATGTGTGTGTATTTCTAGTGCATGGAATATTTAGCCATTTAACATCAAACTTGGTTCAATATTGTAaatttatactttttttttttcacttttaaaaaattaaaaaggtgGAAGTGATTGGATATCCAGGTCAATATGTGACCTGCGTATTCCTTTTCAAACTATGCAACTTTCCCTAGTTGAACCGGAAAAGTGAATATTTATTAGGATTTAAGTTTTCTTGTTCCTAATCCTAGTAGGCATAATGCCTGTATAAGAAAAAACCAAAAGATTAGAGCAAATGCACCGCAACTGGCAAGACCATGGTCTTGCCTCTTAATCAGCCCAGAATCAAATGCACCGCATGGGTTATTGCCCGATTAAAAGCTGATCGATCAAGCACACTGGCAGCTTTTGCCTCTTGATCTGGTCGACCAATTCAGTGGGACCTACATAATTAAAGCATATGAAACACTTTATTTTATCTGCCAGCTTTTTCTCTTCTCACTTTTGACCTTTGCTGCAAAGACGAAGacagaaacaaagaagaaggggaagaagaaagagaagcagAAGCAAGGGCAAAACTGAGAAGAAAAGAATGTACTCTGCAGCAGATGAAAGTCTTGCCTTACAGGGGTGCGCACCAAAATAATGAAAGGCAAAGGCAAAATCAATGAATAGTGCATAATTAGGAGGCAAAACCTCTCCTTTTGCCTTTGCCAATTGCCTGATgcggtgcacttgctctaagagaAGAGAAGAATCACTTTGTCTCTTCCGACATCAGGTTTCCTTCGTTTCCCTTATTTTCTCTGCTCCGCCGGAACTATTACTCTCCACTTTGACTCCTCCGCCGTACGGAAAAGCCTTCTCCTCCCTACAACCACCGCCATGGTGCTCGAAAGCGTAATTCTCAAGCGCATCAAGCTCTTCGAGGCCATCCAGGCTGAGCAGCTCGCCCAACGCCAGGCCCTCCCTTCCGATCCAATCATGATTACAATATTGCCGGACGGGAAGGTGAAGGAGGGAAAGAAGTGGGTGACTTCACCTTTCGACGTTGCGAAGGAGGTTTCGAAGAGCTTGGCGTCGAATGCGTTGGTTGCTGAGGTGAATGGGGTACTGTGGGACATGAGCAGGCCTTTGGAGGGTGACTGTGAGCTGAAGCTGTTCACATTTGACAGTGATGAAGGCCGGGACACTTTCTGGCATTCTAGCGCACACATTCTCGGACAGGCACTTGAGGGTTTGTATGGATGTAAACTCTGCATTGGTCCCTGCCACACTAGTAGAGAAGAGGGTTTCTATTATGATGCATTTTATGGTGATTTGGGGTTGAAAGATGAACACTTGAAGCAAATTGAATCAGAAGCAGCCAAGGCTGTTAAGGCCAAACAGCCATTTGAGCGCATTCAAGTATCAAGGGATCAAGCACTTGAGATTTTCTCTGATAATAGATTCAAGGTTGAAATCATCAATGATCTTCCAGCTGATGACAAAAGTATCACAGTCTACAGATGTGGCTCCTTGGTTGATTTGTGTTGTGGACCGCACATACCAAACACATCATTTGTCAAAGCATTTGCATGTGTGAATGCTTCTTCTGTCTACTGGAGAGGCAATAAAGACCGTGAAAGCTTACAGAGAGTTTATGGAGTGTCTTATCCTGATAAGAAAGGTTTGCAGTTATATCTCCAGCGACGGGAAGAAGCGAAAAAATATGATCATAGATTGTTGGGTACAAAGCAGGAGCTCTTCTTTAGTCACCCACTTAGTCCAGGAAGTTGGTTCTTCCTGCCCAATGGCACCCGGATTTATAACAAGCTTATGGAGTTTTTAAAGAATCAATACAGAGAAAGAGGATACCAAGAGGTTATGTCGCCAAACATGTACAATATGCAACTTTGGGAAACATCTGGTCATGCTGCAAATTACAAAGAGAATATGTTTGTCTTTGAGATTGAGAAACAAGAGTTTGGATTGAAGCCGATGAATTGTCCCGGGCATTGTTTAATGTTTCAGCACAGAGTTCGTTCTTATAGAGAGCTTCCTCTTCGACTGGCTGACTTTGGGGTTTTGCATCGGAATGAGGCCAGTGGTGCACTCACTGGATTAACTCGTGTCAGAAGATTCCAGCAGGATGATGCTCATATCTTTTGCAGGGAGTCACAAATAAAAGATGAAGTTAAGGGCGTCTTAGACTTCATCCAGTATGTCTACAATATATTTGGCTTCACTTTTGATCTGAAGCTATCAACAAGGCCAGAAAAGTACCTTGGAGGGATAGAAACATGGGAGAAAGCTGAGGCAGCTCTTACAGATGCATTAAATGAGTTTGGCAAACCCTGGCAGATAAATAAAGGGGATGGTGCATTTTACGGACCAAAGATAGATATCAGTGTATCTGATGCATTAAACAGGAAGTTTCAGTGTGCAACATTACAGCTTGATTTTCAGCTACCTGCTCGCTTTGAGATGTATTACTCAGCAGAGGGTGAAGAAGGCAAGAGGGAGGCACCTGTTATGATACACAGAGCCATTTTGGGTTCTGTCGAGCGTATGTTTGCTATACTATTGGAGCACTACAAGGGGAAATGGCCGTTCTGGCTTAGTCCACGTCAGGCGATTGTTTGCCCTGTCTCGGACAAATCCCAGCCCTATGCTCAACAGGTCCGGGACAAGATCTTTCAGTCTGGTTATTGTGTTGATGTTGACACAAGTGATAGGACCATACAGAAAAAGGTACGAGAAGCTCAGATGGCTCAGTACAACTACATTCTAGTTGTTGGTGAGGAGGAAGTCAAAACTGGACAGGTGAGCGTACGGGTTAGAGATAAGGGAGCTTCCACAGTAATGAACATGGATAGCCTACTCAAACAATTCAAGGACAAAGTGGAAGCTTTTcattagaattttcttttgaagGATGATCAAAGTAATTGTAGAATTTTCATTACATACTCCTCATATTCACCCTCTAATGCTTTGTACTTGCGACATAATATTTGCCTTATCTATAAAGTACAGGGAGTTTTTAAGTTCAGCAATCTGTTTAACTGTTTACAACTTGACATATAGTATAATTCTGGAAAAGAATCCATGAGTTTGACAATTATACACTATATTCCTGTCATCCGAATATGGAGATCAGCAAGGAATAGCATGaattcttgtgcgttgtttctAAGCAGAGAGCAACTCCCCAGTTTGATCTATAACCCCGCACTTGATGGAAGTCCCAGTATTTGATGTAGATCTTATACACTCACCTTAGTAGATCGCAAATGGAAGCAACCAAAAGC encodes the following:
- the LOC133741837 gene encoding threonine--tRNA ligase, mitochondrial 1-like, encoding MVLESVILKRIKLFEAIQAEQLAQRQALPSDPIMITILPDGKVKEGKKWVTSPFDVAKEVSKSLASNALVAEVNGVLWDMSRPLEGDCELKLFTFDSDEGRDTFWHSSAHILGQALEGLYGCKLCIGPCHTSREEGFYYDAFYGDLGLKDEHLKQIESEAAKAVKAKQPFERIQVSRDQALEIFSDNRFKVEIINDLPADDKSITVYRCGSLVDLCCGPHIPNTSFVKAFACVNASSVYWRGNKDRESLQRVYGVSYPDKKGLQLYLQRREEAKKYDHRLLGTKQELFFSHPLSPGSWFFLPNGTRIYNKLMEFLKNQYRERGYQEVMSPNMYNMQLWETSGHAANYKENMFVFEIEKQEFGLKPMNCPGHCLMFQHRVRSYRELPLRLADFGVLHRNEASGALTGLTRVRRFQQDDAHIFCRESQIKDEVKGVLDFIQYVYNIFGFTFDLKLSTRPEKYLGGIETWEKAEAALTDALNEFGKPWQINKGDGAFYGPKIDISVSDALNRKFQCATLQLDFQLPARFEMYYSAEGEEGKREAPVMIHRAILGSVERMFAILLEHYKGKWPFWLSPRQAIVCPVSDKSQPYAQQVRDKIFQSGYCVDVDTSDRTIQKKVREAQMAQYNYILVVGEEEVKTGQVSVRVRDKGASTVMNMDSLLKQFKDKVEAFH
- the LOC133741838 gene encoding calmodulin-binding protein 60 A isoform X1, with product MSQKRHQDDGKGSYRSEGTTGSPGDKRRRTTFQNVVSEIMKLHTVQHLLEPILEPLIRRVVREEVELALRKHLNNMKQNCEKETQPSESRILKLQFLNSLSLPVFTGARIEGEESSSIQVALIDCFTGQIVKSGPESAAKVEIVVLEGDFDGEEGDNWTPEEFKNNIVREREGKKPLLTGEAVINLNDGVVSVSEISFTDNSSWTRSRRFRLGARVVDNFDGTRVREAKTESFIVRDHRGELYKKHHPPSLLDEVWRLEKIGKDGAFHKRLTRENIRTVKDFLTLLFINPPRLRHILGTGMSTKMWEVTVEHAQTCILDKRIYLYCPPSSQQRTGVVFNVVGQVTYLLLECEYIPLSKLSETQKVDAQNLVLSAFEHWGEVVSFDDEASLLGGGSSNVHQTSSSPRGEEFTGSKFMTTQKIGGFDYTQASASSPDIISSMYSVGGTSGLDDYALHNIDGMGLRYDQSLSFPGQVGNSLICDPDSIAAFCDDHLQFFDTDLQSQSMLPESPADLQSAVDGFLLAQRSTAAVAAIDKAQRRWTKLFSVLKWFSIQRSVRNRVRDIPRY
- the LOC133741839 gene encoding UDP-glycosyltransferase 74B1-like, translated to MKNQKTGHVIVLTYPAQGHINPLLQFAKRLASKGLKVTLATTPYTLKSIHSTTVGIEPISDGYDESGFSQSPGVQAYVDSFKTVGSRTLAELILKFSSSGSPVNCIVYDSLLPWALDVAKKFSIYGAVFLTNSASVCSMFWHINHGRLSFPVTQESGAPLLMPGLPPLDLPDLPSFLSQPAPHLPYLAMILEQFASLEENDWVFCNSFEELESELVNEMLGLWPLVMIGPMVPSAYLDQQIDGDKAYGASLWEPTTDKCIKWLDIKPPQSVIYISFGSMANIAAKQAEEIAWGLKASDQHFLWVVKESENKLPDEFLNAIGETGLVVTWCNQLEVLAHPAVGCFITHCGWNSTLEGLSLGVPMVGVPQWSDQPMNAKFVEELWGLGVRVKKNEEGLVTKDELEMCIREVMVGERSDQIKRNAMKWSEAAKRAVSVRGKSDENINDFIRKLF
- the LOC133741838 gene encoding calmodulin-binding protein 60 A isoform X2, which encodes MKQNCEKETQPSESRILKLQFLNSLSLPVFTGARIEGEESSSIQVALIDCFTGQIVKSGPESAAKVEIVVLEGDFDGEEGDNWTPEEFKNNIVREREGKKPLLTGEAVINLNDGVVSVSEISFTDNSSWTRSRRFRLGARVVDNFDGTRVREAKTESFIVRDHRGELYKKHHPPSLLDEVWRLEKIGKDGAFHKRLTRENIRTVKDFLTLLFINPPRLRHILGTGMSTKMWEVTVEHAQTCILDKRIYLYCPPSSQQRTGVVFNVVGQVTYLLLECEYIPLSKLSETQKVDAQNLVLSAFEHWGEVVSFDDEASLLGGGSSNVHQTSSSPRGEEFTGSKFMTTQKIGGFDYTQASASSPDIISSMYSVGGTSGLDDYALHNIDGMGLRYDQSLSFPGQVGNSLICDPDSIAAFCDDHLQFFDTDLQSQSMLPESPADLQSAVDGFLLAQRSTAAVAAIDKAQRRWTKLFSVLKWFSIQRSVRNRVRDIPRY